TGTTCGGAGTTGACCAAGCAATCAAACAGCCACCGACGCGTCTCACTCCGCTCGGGATGCGTCTCGACGACTTTGGTGAGCAGATCAATGGCCTCGAAGAGTTGCCCGTTCGACATCAATCCGGCAACCGCTCGCAGCACCAAGGCTTCATTCTCAAATTGGTCGACAACGGTAGCCTCAATCAGAAGACTCGCCACTTCGTCGCTCTTGCCCAAGTGTTGTTTCACTTCGGCGGTTGCAACCAAGATCTCCATCTCACCGGGCGACTGAATCAACGCCTCGGAGGCCAATCGTTCTGCCGCTGGCCAACCGTTTCGTTGACCGGCGGCCAAAATCTGTTCCGGTTCGATTGGCCCATTCAGCGGACCGGTTGATTCGGTGTTTGCAACGTCGTTCGCAGTCGAAAGTGCGGTGGATGACGCAGCGTTTGGGCTTGGCTCGGACGTTGGTTTGCAACCGAAGAAGACACAACATCCGAGGACGCATAAAAAAACTCTGAGCACGACACCGGTGGTGCCGAACTCAGAGCGATATGTGGGGGTGATGGCGAAAGCGGCCAGCAAAACAGAAGTCTCCGTTAGCGTTTGGACTTCATTTCCTTTTTCATTGCTTCGTCCGATTCAACCATTTGCTTTTGTGACTCTTGGAGCATGCGGTTGTACTCTTCAATCTCGCTGTCGCTCACTTCGCCGGCGAGGTTGGTAGGTTCACCGCTGTCACAACCGACGGTCAGGGAAAAAGCGACAAGGCAGGCAAACAAAGCGAATCGATATTTCATGGTTCTGTTGTGGGAAGGATGTTTGGAAGAACGTGCGTCCGCCTGCAACTGAAGCGGACGCACGTGAAGGTTAGTTTTGATCAAAAGACGTCTTCGATGATTTCCTTCGCCGAACGTGTGCCCAAAGCACCCCAAACGCCGTAGGGGCTCTTCGATCCGGCAGATCGGTAAGCGTTGATGCCAAGTTGGCTTTGATTGCCAGCTTCGATCGAGTCGGTCAGGAACTTCACGGCTCCATCACCCATCAAGACATGAACACCACCTTGGTGACGACTCGAAGCGGAGTACCAACCCGAGTTGCCAGCGTTCTGCTCGTTGCAGATGGGGCTGTTTGGTGGTTGGGCAGTGAAGAATCCGCTGAAGTTGGGCAAGTGTTCAGCCCAACGGAATCCACGACCATCGACACCGCTGACGGTGTTCTGCGACGCATCCCAGAATTGAGGACGAGCCGGATCGACTAAGTTGTCGCAGTCATTTGGTGGGTAGTTGCGAACGAACGACCAACCTCGGTTGAGGGCAGCGGTGCGGGCGTCTTTGTCGCCCAAGTCTGTTGCGATCTCACCAGCGGCAATCGTGTTGGACAAGCCGTCCAGAACATCGCGAAAACGTCGGCTCTTGTGCACCGTGAAGAATCCACGTCCTGCACCTTGGATCTCGTTCGCCAAACCGGAGCTGATATTGCCGTACCCGATTGGGGCGCTGTTGTTCCAATCACCTTGGTGAGCACGTTCGGCGGAATCACCCAAGTTGGCTGCGTAGTTCGTACGTCCGAGCGACGGCAGGCCAACACCTGGATCGCTTGGGCAACGGAACGTGGGCATTTGCGTGACCCATGGCGTGTAAAGAATCTCATCGGGAGTCGGGCCCATTGCGCTGAATGGACCACCATTGCGCGTCGCTCCGCCACTGACTCCACCGTTGCCGCTTGCGGCTGGTGGGCTGGCACCACGCGAATCCACGTTCAATGGGTTTGAGATCATTTCCCAAAGCCCCTGTTGTTCGATGAACGGCGTCAAGCCGACCAACCAGCTCAAACGACCGTTGTTGGAGACTTCCGAAGGTCGCCAGATTTGTGCTGAGTGAGGATCGGTGGTACCGCCACCATGAATCGGCAATTGGTTGTAGGCGCTGTGGTAATTGTGGATCGCCAAACCGATTTGTTTGAAGTTGTTGCTACAACTCATGCGGCGGGCAGCTTCACGAGCGGCCTGCACGGCGGGAAGCAACAAACCAACGAGGACACCGATGATCGCGATCACGACCAGCAGCTCGACAAGCGTGAAGCCTGTGCGTTGCGAAGGGGACTTAAGCATGAAGAAATACTCCAATCGAGAACGGATGAGGATTTGGAAACAAATCCAGATGGAAAAGGGTGCTGCTCAGGGACGACCACGTGCAAGACAACGCGTGGCGGCCGACACCATCCGGTTGCGGGCTGTTTAAGGCGGGCAACCCTCGGCAGACGGCGATCAACGGGGTCTATTCTGCCTTGAAGTTAACAATCGGCCATAGCCATCCTGATCACAGATAGCTTTTCTTAAACACTTTCGAGATATTCCTTAGAGCCTACGGTCACTAAGCCGTTCTTGGGTGTCCATAGAGTCCGGCGATCGCCCGTTAGATCGAACCGACAGCCGTTTCGATGTGCACATTCTTAACCTGGCACATTCTTAAACTGGCGGTCACGGAGGTGGGGGCGATCGGCTCTGCTTTCATCAGCAAGTTCTGCTATCGTTTGGCGAGCCAGAGTCTGCTAGGAGCAAGTCAGATGGAGTGGTCGACTGAAGAGTCTGACCAATATTTCCCGGCGGATTACGAGGCCAAAGCTTCATTGTCGTGTTGCCTGAGCATGGATCACCTCCAGCGAGCGATACTGGAACCCCTGGCCACTGTGAATTTTTGTACCTCTAACGAAACTTGCATAGCATTGCGGTGTTTGAGCAGTTACGATGGGTTTCTGATAGCAGGAATTAAACTCGTGCTCCGGTTGTTTCGGCATCCGTTTTCGCGTTCAATTGATCCCAGACCCTGCGATTGATTGGACAGAATGAAGATTGAAGAATTAGCTGCGACAAATCTATACACCTAATTTCTACACAAGTTGGATGGCGAAACACAAGAATCGCAAGTGTCTCGATCATCCTGGGGCAACGTGATGGAAGATATTCAGGCGCCGGAGTTCGTCTCCAAACAAACCGTTGAGGCCTCTCATTTCTATTTGGATCTCGATCCAGATCGCGCGAGTCGGTTCACAGTTGTCTGTGGCGGAATGGAGCGGACGTCGTTGGATTACGTGATCGAACGCAGCAATTTCCCATTCTGGGGTTTGGAATTCGTCGATCAAGGCGAAGGCAAATTGCAGCTTGAAAACGAGTGGTTTGACCTTAAACGCGGCACCGTTTTCGCCTACGGACCAGGTGTTCGGCACCGAATCGAAAACAGTTCGAAGACCGGAATGCGCAAGTACTACTTGGACATGTACGGAACCGACGCAAAAAGTCTGTTGCTGGAGGCCAATCTGCTTCGTGGCTACCCGCTGCAAGTCAGGAACGTGAAAGAACTGACCGATTTGTTTTCGATCATCTCGACGGAAGGAAAAGACGACCAATTCCGTTCGCGTGACATCGTTTCTTTGATGACTCGCGCCATGATCATCAAGATCGCTCAACGAAAATCAACGACCGAGGGTGATTCACCCAAGGCGTTTGAAGTCTACGAAGACATTCGCCAGTACATGGAAGACAACTTTCGCGATCTGACGTCGATCGCACAGGTCGCTGAACAGTGCGGCTACACAACCGTCTACGTTTCGCGTCTGTTCAAACGGTACGCCGCACGCGGTGCGTACCAATACTTGTTGCGATTGCGAATGAACTACGCGGCGGACTTGCTGTTCACGCAAGGAATGAAGGTTCGCGATGTGGCGGAAATGCTTCAGTTCGCTGACGCGTTCCAATTCTCTCGAGCGTTCAAGCGTGTCTACGGAGTTCCGCCTAGCCAACTGAAACGCTCTCGCTGAGTGACCACAACTGGGCTCATTTCTGATTCAACAGATCGCGATCGACAAGCCACTCCAGCATTCGTTCTGGCCATCGCCCTGCGGCGCTGGTGCTGTTGTCGCGAAAACCGAATCCGTGACCGGCTTCACTGTAGACATGCATCTCGCACGGAACGTCGGCCTCCTTGTACTTGAGATAGACCTTCGCCATTCCAACTGCGATGTCTTCTCGATCGTGATATCCAAACGCGATGAAGGCGGGCGGCATCCCTTCTGATACGGTGAAGGTGTCCGATTTGCCTGGGTAGATCAGCCCCTGAAAATCCGGACGGCTGCTGACTTGTTCGATCGGATCATCGGACTTGGCATTGCCCGGTTGCGGATGCATGGCGGAGTATGCGGTCAGTTCGCCTCCCGCGGAAAAACCAAGGATGCCGATGCGGTTTGCATCCAGATTCCACTCCTTTGCTTTGGACCGAATCATACGAATGGCTCTCCGAGTGTCGTCCATCGCGTGGCCTTCGAGCGTGTATCCCGAATCCGGTTCACGGCAAAGTCGGTAACGCATTACAAACGCGGCGATCCCACGTTCGGCAAACCACTGAGCGAGTGTATCACCTTCGTGTCCCAGACACAGTTTGCTGTGACCACCGCCCGGCGCGATCAAAATCGCTGTTCCGGTCGAGTCCGCCTTGGATGGCAGATAGGGGGTGATCGAAGGATGGTGGACGTTGGACACGTTCGTTCCAGTCAACACCTCCGGTTCGTGCATTCGGTCTTCTGAACCAGGTGCACCATCCTTCCACAATGGAATCTTCTTCGGATGCTGGTCGGCGAAGCTCGGGGACGCGAATCCCAGACTCAGCAAGAAGGCGGCGGCCATGAATAGCGGGGACAACGCTGACGATCGAGTGAAAAAGCTCATCAAAGTTCCATGAAAAGGTGGGGTAAGGGAGGGGCCCACGATTGTAGTCCACGCAAAACGTTCTGAACCATCCGCTCCTTCAATTAGACTGTTGCGTGAAGAGGTCGCTCCATTCGCTTCGCTCACTTCATCCGCTCGTCTTCCGTCTGGTCTCACACCACTGCCCATGAACTTCGCGTCGACCAACGGATCCAACCAAAAGAACGGCGACGAATCGGGCGATGGCTCTTGGGTGCTCGGAATCGATTTGGGCGGAACGACGATCAAATTCGGCTTGTTTCGTGGCGACAAGTTGATTTGGCGCAATCACCTTCGCACGGCGGACTTCGAATCGCTCGGCTCTGCGTTTCAGTCCTGCCGCGACAGCGTCGAAGATACGCTCAAAGAATCGTCGCACTCAATCGAAGATTTGCACGCGATCGGATTGGCGATGGCTGGCGTGCTCGATCCCAAAGCCGAAGCACTTGCGGAAACCGCCAACTTGCATCGTTGGCATCACCTGAACTTCCGTCAACAAATCTCGGATGTCTTTCAAAAACCGGTTGCGCTACTGAACGATGCCGACGCGGCCGCGCTGGCTGAAGCCGCTCACGGGTTGTGCCGTGCCAACTCACTGGTCTTGCTGACGCTTGGCACCGGCGTGGGTGGAGGAGTCATTCTAGATGGACGGCCGATTCGTGGAGCGAACGGATGTGGCGGGGAAATCGGTCATGCCACGATCGACTTTGCCGCTGACGCTCGCATGTGCGGTTGCGGATTCCCGGGGCATTTGGAAGCCTACGCTGGCTCGGCGGGTGTCATTCTGACGGCGAACGATAGGCTGGCAACGAGTGACGCCCAGAGCTCGCTCCGCAACATGCAGGCGCTCACCCCACTGTCGATCGCGAATGCGGCGGCGGACGGTGACACGATCGCGAGCGAAGTGATCGAGCAAACCGGGATCCTGATTGGTCGAGCGATCGCGATGTTCGCCCACGTGGTCGATCCCGACGTCGTGCTTCTGGGTGGCGCGATGACGTTCGGAGGCCCCGGAACCGACACCGGCAAGCAATTCCTAAAATCGATTCGGGAAGAATGCTTTCCTCGCACGTTGGTGCAAATCAGCTCGCATCTGAAGATCGAATTCGCAACCTTGGGGAACGATGCCGGCATCGTGGGTGCGGCTCACTACGCACGGCAAGTCGCCGACGAGACCTCCCGGCCCGGAACCGCTATAAGATAGCCACGCCGAATTGTCTTTCGTTGAATCGACCAAGAGAAACATCATGTCTGGAACGGACGCCACGCACCTGGTTCCGCAATCGCCCAAGAACAAAATTGCCTACCGGGTTTACCCCGAATCAACTGACGCGAGTGCAGCTGTTGCTCGTGAGATCGCCGATCTGATCCGTTCGCGAGCCGCCGAATCGAAAACAGCCGTGTTGGGCCTGGTTGCTGGTTCCTCTCCGGTCAATGTTTATGCTGAGCTCATTCGCTTGCATCGAGAAGAGAACTTGTCGTTGGCGAACGTGGTCACGTTCAACTTGGACGAGTACTACCCGATGCAGCCGGCTTGCTTGCAGAGCCACTCGCGGTTCATGCATGAACATTTATTTGATCATGTCGACATCCGTCCCGAGAACATTCATCTGCCCGATGGAACCGAGCCCGTCGAAAGCATCGCGGAGAGCTGCTCGGCGTACGACCAAAAGATGCTGGATGCCGGCGGGATCGACATTCAATTGCTGGGGATTGGTC
Above is a window of Rhodopirellula bahusiensis DNA encoding:
- a CDS encoding DUF1559 domain-containing protein: MLKSPSQRTGFTLVELLVVIAIIGVLVGLLLPAVQAAREAARRMSCSNNFKQIGLAIHNYHSAYNQLPIHGGGTTDPHSAQIWRPSEVSNNGRLSWLVGLTPFIEQQGLWEMISNPLNVDSRGASPPAASGNGGVSGGATRNGGPFSAMGPTPDEILYTPWVTQMPTFRCPSDPGVGLPSLGRTNYAANLGDSAERAHQGDWNNSAPIGYGNISSGLANEIQGAGRGFFTVHKSRRFRDVLDGLSNTIAAGEIATDLGDKDARTAALNRGWSFVRNYPPNDCDNLVDPARPQFWDASQNTVSGVDGRGFRWAEHLPNFSGFFTAQPPNSPICNEQNAGNSGWYSASSRHQGGVHVLMGDGAVKFLTDSIEAGNQSQLGINAYRSAGSKSPYGVWGALGTRSAKEIIEDVF
- a CDS encoding ROK family protein — encoded protein: MNFASTNGSNQKNGDESGDGSWVLGIDLGGTTIKFGLFRGDKLIWRNHLRTADFESLGSAFQSCRDSVEDTLKESSHSIEDLHAIGLAMAGVLDPKAEALAETANLHRWHHLNFRQQISDVFQKPVALLNDADAAALAEAAHGLCRANSLVLLTLGTGVGGGVILDGRPIRGANGCGGEIGHATIDFAADARMCGCGFPGHLEAYAGSAGVILTANDRLATSDAQSSLRNMQALTPLSIANAAADGDTIASEVIEQTGILIGRAIAMFAHVVDPDVVLLGGAMTFGGPGTDTGKQFLKSIREECFPRTLVQISSHLKIEFATLGNDAGIVGAAHYARQVADETSRPGTAIR
- a CDS encoding alpha/beta hydrolase, producing MAAAFLLSLGFASPSFADQHPKKIPLWKDGAPGSEDRMHEPEVLTGTNVSNVHHPSITPYLPSKADSTGTAILIAPGGGHSKLCLGHEGDTLAQWFAERGIAAFVMRYRLCREPDSGYTLEGHAMDDTRRAIRMIRSKAKEWNLDANRIGILGFSAGGELTAYSAMHPQPGNAKSDDPIEQVSSRPDFQGLIYPGKSDTFTVSEGMPPAFIAFGYHDREDIAVGMAKVYLKYKEADVPCEMHVYSEAGHGFGFRDNSTSAAGRWPERMLEWLVDRDLLNQK
- a CDS encoding AraC family transcriptional regulator, producing the protein MEDIQAPEFVSKQTVEASHFYLDLDPDRASRFTVVCGGMERTSLDYVIERSNFPFWGLEFVDQGEGKLQLENEWFDLKRGTVFAYGPGVRHRIENSSKTGMRKYYLDMYGTDAKSLLLEANLLRGYPLQVRNVKELTDLFSIISTEGKDDQFRSRDIVSLMTRAMIIKIAQRKSTTEGDSPKAFEVYEDIRQYMEDNFRDLTSIAQVAEQCGYTTVYVSRLFKRYAARGAYQYLLRLRMNYAADLLFTQGMKVRDVAEMLQFADAFQFSRAFKRVYGVPPSQLKRSR